Within the Qingrenia yutianensis genome, the region TGCACAGCCTTCACTTTTGCGATAAGCCACCTTTTCTTTGGTTTCACGGAAAAATCCATCCGTTGACCAGGTTATAACCTCCTGATATTTCATACTATGCTCAAGAATGGTTTCTTCAATTGCTTTTCTTGCCTTCTCGCTGATTTCCACAAATCGAGAAGGGGGCGCATAGTGATAAGATGTTCCCTCATCACGCAGAGCCTTGTTTGGTACGAGGAATGTACTTTCGGGGAACTTTTCCAGAGCACCGCAACTACCTGCCGAGATTACCTCTCTTACACCATAACCAATCAGCCAATCAAGTATCTGTGTGGCTGCTGCCGCACCAACGGGTGCTTGACAAAGCACAATGTCCTCACCCTTGTATTTGGTGATGTAAATGGGATAATGCTTCGTTGCACTCTCAAAAGTGGATACCTGTTTGGTATCACTTTTACTGGCATATTCATCTATGTAAGCACCAAGAAATGCGAACACACATTTCTTGGGTAAGTTCAAACCAAGATTTTCATGAGTGGGATTAAGAACTGCTGTCTGCTCTGTATCAAACTCCAAAATCGGTATTTCGTTTTTAATAATAGCCATACTATCTCTCCGTCAAATTCAAATTTGTCTTTCTCTTAATTTCCTATTATACATCAGAATTATGAAAATTTCTACCCGCCGTCTTTTTCGCTGGTAACAGTGAGAAAGGCGGCTTTTTTGTTTCTAAAAAAATATTTTCAAGAAATTTTTGAAAAAGGGGTGATTTTGGGTGTGCATTTTGACCCCCTTTGTCCAAATGAGTGAAGGGGTTAATTCCGAACCACGAAAAGGTCAGCCCTTTCGCTTGTACTTTGACAACTGAATAAATCATTCACTAAGACTTTATTTCTGATGATTTTAGCCACCTTATCGGGTACGCCGAGACTTCTGCATTGCAGAACAGCGAGAACTCCCGGTATAAGTAATAGGTTGCCCCTGTTACGGCGACGACAGTCAGAAGGATAATGATACTTCTCTACGGAGCTGGCGGAGTACCCGGCAGAGGTGAAATTCCTATGATACAGATTAGCAGTCTGTTCCTTAGTGACTTCCCGTGAGCTTTTTGCTCGGCAAGGGGTGTTTAGAACAAATATTGCCCGACCGGTTAGGAAATGAGCCGGTCAAGTACATAGCCATACTGCGATGGCTATGAATTTTACGAAAGGAGGACGCACAAAGTGTCGAACTGCAAAACGATTGCCATATGCAATCAAAAAGGCGGAGTTGGAAAGACGACCACTACGGTAAACCTCGGTGTCGGTCTTGCAATGCAGGGAAAGAAAGTGTTGCTCATAGACGCAGACCCACAGGGCGACTTAACCACTTGTCTCGGCTGGCAGGATACAGACAACTTGGGTATCACGCTTGCAACGAAACTCACAGATGTCATAAACGAAACG harbors:
- a CDS encoding nucleoside phosphorylase, whose translation is MAIIKNEIPILEFDTEQTAVLNPTHENLGLNLPKKCVFAFLGAYIDEYASKSDTKQVSTFESATKHYPIYITKYKGEDIVLCQAPVGAAAATQILDWLIGYGVREVISAGSCGALEKFPESTFLVPNKALRDEGTSYHYAPPSRFVEISEKARKAIEETILEHSMKYQEVITWSTDGFFRETKEKVAYRKSEGCAVVEMECSALAACADFRGATWGMILYTADSLADVDKYDERNWGGNAYEYALTLCLDAVIKL